In a genomic window of Sus scrofa isolate TJ Tabasco breed Duroc chromosome 4, Sscrofa11.1, whole genome shotgun sequence:
- the NDUFB9 gene encoding NADH dehydrogenase [ubiquinone] 1 beta subcomplex subunit 9: MAFSAPAAYLTHQQKVLRLYKRALRHLESWCVHRDKYRYFACLMRARFDEHKNEKDMVKATQLLRQAEEEFWYGQHPQPYIFPESPGGTSYERYECYKVPEWCLDDWHPSEKAMYPDYFAKREQWKRLRRESWEREVKQLQEETPPGGPRTEALPPARKEGDLPPLWWHIVTRPRERPM; this comes from the exons ATGGCTTTCTCGGCGCCGGCGGCCTACCTGACCCACCAGCAGAAGGTGCTGCGGCTTTATAAGCGGGCGCTGCGCCACCTGGAGTCGTGGTGCGTCCACAG GGACAAATACCGGTACTTTGCTTGTTTGATGAGAGCCCGATTTGATGAACACAAGAATGAAAAGGATATGGTGAAGGCCACCCAGCTGCTGAGGCAGGCCGAGGAGGAATTCTGGTACGGTCAGCACCCTCAGCCATACATCTTCCCCGAGTCTCCTGGGGGCACCTCCTACGAGAGATACGAGTGTTACAAG GTTCCTGAGTGGTGCTTAGATGACTGGCATCCTTCTGAGAAAGCCATGTATCCTGATTACTTTGCCAAGAGAGAGCAGTGGAAGAGACTTCGGAGAGAAAGCTGGGAGCGAGAG GTTAAGCAGCTGCAGGAGGAAACCCCACCTGGCGGTCCCAGAACTGAAGCTTTGCCTCCAGCCCGAAAGGAAGGCGATTTGCCCCCACTGTGGTGGCATATTGTGACCAGGCCCCGAGAACGGCCCATGTAG